In the Sphingobium sp. Z007 genome, AGCGGGCCGATATCGCGATCCGCATCGGGCCGCTGCGCGACACGCGGCTGCGCGCGAAGAAGCTGGGGCATAGCCGGATGGTGCTGGTCGCCAGCCCAGATTATCTGGCGCGGCGGGGGACGCCCGCAACGCCGGACGATCTGGCCGCGCATGAATGTCTGCGGTTCAGCTTTCGCCGGTCAGTGGATAGCTGGCCGTTCCGGGTGAAAGGCAGGCTAGTGCAGCGGCCGGTGCAGGGCAGCTTTTTCGGCAATTCGGGCGAGGTGGTGCGGCGCATGGCGATCGCGGGCGGGGGCATCGCGCGGCATGGGCGGTTTCATGTGGCCAGCGATTTGCGCAAGGGGCGGTTGGTGGAGGTGCTGGCGGAGTTTGATGCGGGGGACGGGGAGGATATTCACGCGCTCTACGCGGCGGAGGATCGCGGCGCAGCAAGGGTGCGGGCCTTTCTGGAGTTTCTGGAGGGGGCGTTGGTGGTGGAGGGGTGAGCGGGGTTGCGCTTTGGCTGTCGGTCCATCAAGTTGTTGAGATCAATGGGAGTTGTCCATGTTCGCTCTTTTGTTGCTGCTGCAATTTCCAAGCGATATCGTCGTAACCGGTCAAAAGCTGGAGCAGGTGCAGGCAGAATGCGCCAAGGGCGGATGTCCGCCGTTGCGCGACGCGCAAGCCACTATTGCGCTAGCCGAAGTCCAATTCCGCGACGGAAACTATCAAAAGGCCAAGGCTCTGCTGGCCGCCGCCGCGTCACGTAACGAGAAATATGCCGCGGAGGCGCCGCGCCCGGTCGCCGCGCTCTATGAAGCCTATGCCACCGTCGCGTTGCACGAAGGCAGCAAGCTGGATTATCGCCGCGCCACGTCCAAACAGGTGCAGACGTTGCGTGAGAACCTGCCCCAGGATGATCCTGCCGTGTTTGCCGCAACGACTGCTTATGGTGACATGTGGATCGAATTGCGTCGTTTCCGCGAAGCGGAGGCTGCGTTCAGCACGGCGGAAAAGTCGGCCGTGGCGTCCGGTCAGGATGGGGCCGCGTTTATCGCGAACATGAAACGTGCCTGGATCAAGTCTGCCATGGGGCAGCGCGAACAGGCTGCACCGATGCTCGACGCATTGGCGCGACGCCCGATCGCGCAACAGGCGTCCTACAGGTCCGCGCTGCGCGTGCTGCGCCTACGCCTGGCGGCGCGGGATGCGGACGGGGCCGAGATCGATCGGCTGGTCAAAGACATCGGTGAAAACCAGAGTGGCGGGCCAGTGCTGATTTCCGCTCCTGCCTATGAGGATGACGCGGTAACCAAGGCGAACAATGCGTCCCGCGCCTTTGACATGACGAATGCGATCGATGTCGGTAGCGCAGAAACGTCCAGCATTCGCTGGGCCGACGTCGGATTTTCCATACGCCCGGACGGGCGCACCGCGGACATTGAGGTGTTGCGCGGAGTGGGAGCCAAGGCCTGGTTGACCCCTGCTCTGCGCCAGATTGCCGCACGGCGCTATTCAACCACCACCGGCGCAGGCAACCAAGGCGCTTATCGCGTCGAACGCTACACGTTGCGTGCGGAATATATGGTGCCCAAAGGCAGCCTGATAGCGCGGCGCGTACCGACCGGCGGATTCGACGTGCTGGACCTCACACAAGCACCCGCCGCGCCGCCGCCAGCGGAACGGGACACCGCTCACCCGATCCAGTAAGGCACGATCTGGCGGTTGTCCGGGTCCACATGGATGGGCCGGTCCGCGGGCGGAAAGGCGCGCTGGTCGCAGCTTTGGCGGGGGCAGAGGCGGCAGGTGATGCCGATGGGGGTGGCGGCCCCTTCCTCCTGCAAATGCAGGCCGTCGGCATAGACGAAGTTGGCGGCGTGGGCGACTTCGCAACCCAGCACCACAGCGTAGCGGCGGGGGGTGCGCTTGTAGCTGCCCGACGGTTTCACCAGCCCCTTGGCCATCGACACATAGCGCACACCGTCGGGGGTTTCGCCCAGTTGCACGTTGATGCGGTCGGGGACAGCGACGGCTTCATGCACGTTCCATAGCGGGCAGGCGCCACCGAAGCGGGCGAATTGCAGGCGAGTGGCGCTGTGGCGTTTGGTGATGTTGCCGGCCATGTCGACGCGGCAG is a window encoding:
- a CDS encoding LysR family transcriptional regulator gives rise to the protein MDNRFGDVENFLMVAGEGSFAAAAKILRLTPSAVSRSIARLEQRLGVALVRRTTRSLALTREGQVYHDKMIAILGDMMDVENSLSSEGQGPRGLLRINASPSFGIECLIPILPRFAELHPAVTVDLTLTDAIVDLVEERADIAIRIGPLRDTRLRAKKLGHSRMVLVASPDYLARRGTPATPDDLAAHECLRFSFRRSVDSWPFRVKGRLVQRPVQGSFFGNSGEVVRRMAIAGGGIARHGRFHVASDLRKGRLVEVLAEFDAGDGEDIHALYAAEDRGAARVRAFLEFLEGALVVEG